From Rhizobium sp. NZLR1, a single genomic window includes:
- a CDS encoding aromatic ring-hydroxylating dioxygenase subunit alpha, whose translation MDIRSNVLRQLKGRREGFSLERPFYIDEDYFQLDMEMIYYRDWLFIGHDCELPKPGAYFTVQIGSYPVVVVRGRDNVIRAFHNSCRHRGSRVCTKEHGSSVRLVCPYHQWTYDLEGKLAFARHMGDDFDKTGFNLKPVHCEIVAGYVFICLADTAPDFQPVRDKIEPYVAPHRISESKVAFQSTIIEKGNWKLVWENNRECYHCAANHPELCRTYPEAPSVTGTDGGADDPEIAGHWARCEAAGLPSKFQMSPDGQFRTARMPLIEDAESYTMSGKSAVKRPLADDISISHIGTMLLFHYPTTWNHLLGDHAISFRVLPLSANETAVTTKWLVHKDAVEGVDYNLEELTHVWTETNDQDRRIVEENAFGIHSPAYEPGPYSSLHEGGVMQFLEWYSNFMVNRLQGDQAKISAVA comes from the coding sequence ATGGATATTCGCAGCAACGTTTTGCGTCAGCTCAAGGGCCGTCGTGAGGGCTTCAGCCTCGAACGGCCGTTTTATATCGACGAGGATTATTTCCAGCTCGACATGGAGATGATCTATTATCGCGACTGGCTGTTCATCGGCCATGATTGCGAATTGCCGAAGCCCGGCGCCTATTTCACCGTCCAGATCGGCAGCTATCCGGTCGTCGTCGTCCGTGGCCGCGACAATGTCATCCGCGCCTTCCACAACAGCTGTCGTCATCGCGGCTCGCGCGTCTGCACCAAGGAGCACGGCTCTTCCGTGCGTCTCGTCTGCCCCTACCATCAGTGGACCTATGATCTTGAAGGCAAGCTCGCCTTCGCCCGCCACATGGGCGATGATTTCGATAAGACCGGCTTCAACCTGAAGCCCGTCCATTGCGAAATCGTCGCGGGCTATGTCTTCATCTGCCTTGCCGATACCGCCCCGGACTTCCAGCCGGTGCGCGACAAGATCGAGCCCTATGTCGCGCCGCACCGGATCAGCGAGAGCAAGGTCGCCTTCCAGAGCACGATCATCGAGAAGGGCAACTGGAAGCTTGTCTGGGAAAATAATCGCGAGTGTTATCACTGCGCCGCCAATCACCCCGAGCTTTGCCGCACCTATCCCGAAGCCCCGAGTGTCACCGGCACGGATGGCGGCGCCGACGATCCCGAGATCGCCGGCCATTGGGCGCGCTGCGAGGCCGCCGGCCTGCCGAGCAAGTTCCAGATGTCGCCGGACGGTCAGTTCCGCACCGCCCGCATGCCGCTGATCGAGGACGCCGAGAGCTACACCATGTCGGGCAAGAGCGCCGTCAAGCGTCCGCTCGCCGACGATATTTCGATCAGCCATATCGGCACCATGCTGCTCTTCCACTACCCAACGACGTGGAACCACCTATTGGGCGACCACGCCATCTCCTTCCGGGTGCTGCCGCTCAGCGCCAATGAGACGGCGGTGACCACAAAGTGGCTGGTCCACAAGGACGCGGTCGAAGGCGTGGATTACAATCTCGAGGAACTGACCCACGTCTGGACCGAGACCAACGACCAAGATCGCCGCATCGTAGAAGAGAACGCCTTCGGCATCCACTCGCCTGCCTATGAACCAGGCCCCTATTCCTCCCTGCACGAGGGCGGTGTCATGCAGTTCCTCGAATGGTATTCCAACTTCATGGTGAACCGCCTGCAGGGCGACCAGGCGAAAATCTCCGCCGTGGCGTAA
- a CDS encoding DUF6656 family protein, with amino-acid sequence MARLRYFDAKDASRLQERQPIAAHSEFLRTGRIPRERRHWLAEEKRYFTHDEVAEKTGRKLQVAGEKTHQHINGFHHSIQFPKMIFHRTLEDSPHLGYCHVTAARTKFAHYEDVSWAFYIANFYSDIGQNDNFFERIDVGYSRMYFAVAIKPGEHSQEKMSIDRSVRGNGLLFRTHDPQAAIRNILLLGARNEQLREIIRQL; translated from the coding sequence ATGGCCAGACTCCGTTATTTCGACGCGAAAGATGCAAGCAGATTGCAAGAGCGGCAGCCGATTGCCGCGCATTCCGAATTCCTGCGCACCGGCCGGATACCGCGCGAGCGGCGGCACTGGCTGGCCGAGGAAAAGCGCTATTTCACCCATGATGAGGTCGCCGAAAAGACTGGCCGCAAGCTGCAGGTGGCCGGCGAAAAGACGCATCAGCACATCAACGGCTTTCACCACTCGATCCAGTTTCCGAAGATGATCTTTCACCGGACGCTGGAGGACAGCCCGCATCTCGGTTATTGCCACGTCACCGCTGCGCGGACGAAGTTCGCGCATTACGAAGACGTGAGTTGGGCCTTCTACATCGCCAATTTCTATTCCGACATCGGCCAGAACGACAATTTCTTCGAACGCATCGATGTCGGCTATTCCCGCATGTATTTCGCCGTCGCGATCAAACCCGGCGAGCACTCCCAGGAAAAAATGAGCATCGACCGGTCAGTGCGCGGCAACGGCCTGCTCTTCCGCACCCATGATCCGCAGGCAGCGATCCGCAACATCCTGCTGCTCGGCGCCCGCAACGAACAGCTGCGCGAAATCATCCGCCAGCTATAA